From the Alloalcanivorax dieselolei B5 genome, one window contains:
- a CDS encoding type I secretion system permease/ATPase — translation MSTPDVEETPVEATPAPDYGPWTEAMLAVARHYRLEYSEENVHLTAAWSMGQSPGDVLKAMARQLGLACKIGDLGRMSLTPWRFPLVVQFKDGQVAVAESIGGDGTVALSYSGDQGLKSQLPRQELIDNVVLTLILRPTRSAPDARVDDYVRPYQSNWFRRIILRDLKPYGHVMLASLVANLLALAGILFSRQVYDRVVPAESYATLYVLFSGVLVAMVFDFILRRSRVHITDLLGKRADMRVSDRVFGHALRIKNSEKPRSTGSFIAQIRELEHIRELLTSSTVTAFADMPFFFLFCFVLWYIAGPLVLVPLAAVVLMIIPGLLAQRRLHVLANEAMRESSLRNAMLVETIQGLEDVKSLQAEARFQQQWNHYNAITADVNLKLRYIANTLVVWSHTIQSGVFAVIVLFGAPMVMEAELSVGSLVAASILASRMMAPMSQITHVMSKWQHAKVAMSSLDQIMERAVDHPEEEKRVHRPFVTGHYQLKQTVFQYAEAPTAALAVKSLTINPGERIGVLGRNGAGKSTLLQALAGAIEAGSGQVLLDGVNLTHIDPADVRRDVGLLSQNARLFHGTLRDNLMLGAPHVSDQELLAAMDMTGASDYLRTLPDGLDHPILEGGLGLSGGQRQSLLLSRLLLRQPNVLLLDEPTASLDETAEKKFIQRTSDWLEHRTLVVATHRMSMLNLVDRIIVLENGQILLDDARAKVLSILSKKAPVQSAKSNEEGTRP, via the coding sequence ATGAGTACCCCGGACGTTGAAGAAACCCCGGTCGAAGCCACGCCGGCTCCCGACTACGGACCCTGGACCGAAGCCATGTTGGCGGTGGCCCGGCATTATCGTTTGGAATACTCCGAGGAGAATGTTCATCTGACCGCCGCCTGGAGCATGGGACAGAGCCCCGGCGATGTGCTGAAGGCCATGGCTCGTCAGTTGGGACTGGCCTGCAAGATCGGCGATCTTGGCCGAATGTCGTTGACACCTTGGCGGTTTCCTCTGGTTGTGCAATTCAAGGACGGTCAGGTAGCGGTGGCCGAAAGCATCGGCGGTGATGGGACGGTGGCTCTGTCCTACAGTGGCGATCAGGGCCTCAAAAGTCAGCTTCCCCGTCAGGAGCTGATCGACAATGTGGTTCTCACACTGATCCTGAGACCGACCCGTTCGGCCCCCGACGCCCGGGTGGACGATTATGTCCGGCCTTATCAGTCCAATTGGTTCCGGCGCATCATCCTTCGTGATCTGAAGCCCTACGGACATGTGATGCTGGCATCGCTGGTAGCCAATCTATTGGCATTGGCCGGCATTTTGTTTTCCCGCCAGGTTTACGACCGCGTGGTTCCGGCGGAATCCTATGCCACCTTATACGTCCTGTTCTCCGGTGTACTGGTGGCCATGGTGTTTGACTTCATTCTGCGCAGAAGCCGCGTTCATATCACAGATCTGTTGGGCAAGCGGGCCGATATGCGAGTGTCCGATCGGGTCTTTGGCCACGCGTTACGCATTAAAAACTCGGAAAAGCCGCGCTCGACCGGGTCCTTTATCGCCCAGATTCGCGAGCTGGAGCATATTCGGGAATTGCTCACCTCCAGTACGGTAACGGCTTTCGCCGATATGCCTTTCTTCTTCCTGTTCTGTTTCGTGCTCTGGTATATCGCCGGTCCCTTGGTGCTGGTGCCGCTGGCCGCGGTGGTGCTGATGATCATCCCCGGCCTGCTGGCGCAGCGTCGCCTGCATGTTCTCGCCAACGAGGCCATGCGCGAGTCTTCATTACGTAATGCCATGCTGGTGGAAACTATCCAGGGATTGGAGGACGTCAAATCGCTGCAAGCGGAAGCGCGCTTTCAGCAGCAGTGGAATCACTACAACGCGATCACCGCCGACGTCAATCTGAAGCTGCGTTACATCGCCAATACTCTGGTGGTGTGGAGTCACACGATACAAAGCGGGGTATTCGCCGTCATCGTTCTGTTTGGTGCGCCGATGGTGATGGAAGCGGAATTATCGGTGGGGTCGCTGGTGGCGGCATCGATCCTGGCATCACGTATGATGGCACCGATGTCTCAGATCACGCATGTGATGAGCAAATGGCAGCATGCCAAGGTGGCGATGAGCAGTCTGGATCAGATCATGGAACGCGCGGTGGATCACCCGGAGGAGGAAAAACGGGTTCATCGGCCGTTCGTCACCGGTCACTATCAGTTGAAGCAGACGGTGTTCCAATATGCCGAGGCCCCCACCGCGGCGTTGGCGGTGAAGTCACTGACCATCAACCCGGGAGAGCGCATTGGTGTGCTGGGACGCAATGGCGCGGGCAAATCCACGCTTCTGCAGGCTCTGGCCGGCGCCATCGAAGCCGGCTCCGGACAGGTTCTCCTGGACGGCGTCAATCTCACCCATATCGATCCGGCGGATGTGCGTCGGGATGTCGGTCTCCTCAGCCAGAACGCGCGACTGTTCCACGGCACCCTGCGGGATAACCTGATGCTGGGTGCCCCCCATGTGTCTGATCAGGAGTTACTCGCCGCCATGGACATGACCGGTGCCAGCGATTATCTGAGAACGCTGCCCGACGGGCTTGATCATCCAATTCTTGAAGGCGGGCTCGGATTGTCCGGTGGCCAGCGCCAGTCCCTATTATTGTCCCGCCTGCTGTTGCGGCAGCCCAATGTTCTGCTGCTGGATGAGCCCACCGCCTCATTGGATGAGACAGCGGAAAAGAAATTCATTCAGAGAACGAGTGACTGGTTGGAACACAGAACCCTGGTGGTGGCGACACACCGGATGAGTATGCTTAATCTGGTCGACCGCATCATCGTGCTGGAGAATGGCCAGATTTTGTTGGACGATGCGCGCGCCAAAGTACTGTCCATTCTATCAAAAAAGGCACCGGTTCAGTCCGCGAAAAGTAACGAGGAAGGGACCCGGCCATGA
- a CDS encoding TolC family outer membrane protein has translation MRSHGSKGVHRPYLLAMVMICVCLGEAGAGEAGIDIDDSKRSIKQVPVYGRETDFDIVGAVQRAVNTHPVIAESIGRLFQQNEQVAVARAGYYPELSAGLSRGYRDSTGRSEEALTASASQMLYDFGKVSSSVAAASHGVERDRANVLLAVDQLAQQTAQAVIEVQRYQTLLAIAEEQVEAIGELQELASQRAAKGAATRSDEIQALSRKEAAQATVLQFQAQSDAWQRNLQSLLNAPGPVTVSPEFPDHLADACLRVEEDFDNVPRIMRAEAERAEARSLIRQARAQMLPTFSISADFEHYLNDRPAELEAMDRDNDVFVSVGVSSKLYQGGALKARRRAADYALEAANAARDAAYREVSLGLREAKVQTLSLSGRLELLNNRYNSIAETQKLYRQQYLSLGTRSLLDILNTEQEIHQSRFEQQNTRFDLRRLQIDCLYNVAEIRAAFGLSSAAVQGVPIQP, from the coding sequence ATGCGGTCTCATGGAAGCAAGGGAGTTCATCGTCCATACCTGTTAGCGATGGTGATGATCTGCGTTTGTCTTGGCGAAGCCGGGGCAGGGGAAGCCGGTATTGATATCGATGACTCGAAACGTTCCATCAAGCAAGTTCCGGTGTACGGAAGAGAAACAGACTTCGATATTGTCGGCGCGGTTCAACGGGCGGTGAATACACATCCGGTGATCGCCGAATCCATAGGCCGCCTGTTTCAGCAAAACGAGCAGGTGGCGGTGGCACGCGCGGGCTATTATCCCGAACTCAGTGCCGGTCTGAGCCGTGGCTACCGGGACTCCACCGGACGCTCTGAAGAAGCACTGACCGCTTCGGCCTCCCAGATGTTGTATGACTTCGGCAAGGTGTCCAGTTCGGTGGCGGCGGCTTCCCACGGGGTGGAACGGGACCGGGCCAACGTGCTCTTGGCAGTGGACCAGCTTGCCCAGCAAACCGCTCAGGCGGTGATTGAGGTTCAGCGCTATCAAACCCTGCTGGCGATTGCCGAGGAGCAGGTGGAAGCCATTGGAGAGTTACAGGAGTTGGCGTCTCAGCGGGCCGCCAAGGGCGCCGCCACCCGGTCGGACGAGATTCAGGCGCTGTCCCGCAAAGAAGCGGCCCAGGCCACGGTTTTGCAGTTCCAGGCACAAAGTGATGCCTGGCAGCGTAATCTGCAAAGCCTGTTGAATGCCCCCGGGCCGGTCACGGTATCTCCGGAGTTTCCCGATCATCTGGCCGACGCCTGCCTTCGTGTGGAGGAAGACTTCGATAATGTGCCCCGGATCATGCGGGCGGAAGCGGAGCGGGCCGAGGCCCGTTCGCTGATTCGGCAGGCGCGGGCGCAAATGTTACCGACGTTCTCGATCTCGGCGGATTTCGAGCACTATCTGAATGATCGGCCCGCGGAGCTGGAAGCGATGGATCGGGACAATGACGTTTTCGTTTCCGTGGGGGTAAGCAGCAAGCTGTATCAAGGCGGTGCCTTAAAGGCCCGCCGGCGGGCGGCTGACTATGCCCTTGAGGCGGCGAATGCCGCCCGGGATGCCGCCTACCGGGAAGTCTCTCTGGGGTTACGGGAGGCCAAGGTACAGACACTCAGCTTGTCCGGGCGCCTCGAATTGCTGAACAACCGCTATAACAGCATCGCCGAAACGCAAAAGCTGTATCGGCAACAGTATTTATCATTGGGAACGCGCTCGCTGTTGGACATTCTCAATACGGAACAGGAGATCCACCAGTCCCGCTTCGAGCAGCAGAACACCCGATTTGATCTGCGCCGCCTGCAAATCGACTGTCTTTACAACGTGGCGGAAATCCGCGCGGCGTTTGGTTTGAGCAGCGCCGCCGTACAGGGAGTACCGATTCAGCCATGA
- a CDS encoding HlyD family type I secretion periplasmic adaptor subunit produces MKESDKAVNSSPLEATGLSMSAAGGTASLLDYDNDHRHYNDEVDDATVVRSTRIVWLVCLVIAALLAWSYFAEVVEVSTGDGRVIPSSREKIIQSLEGGILTDLRVREGDIVDAGQVLAQLDLTKTESSMEESAARYRAALGTVARLEAEVNETPLIFPDALQAYPELIAAETELYETRRRGLRSSLAGVHKSQRIVREELQLTKSLLEIGAASNVEVLRLRRQLSELELKASEIRSEYLILAREELARAEAEANALSSVVRGRSDTLSRLTLRSPVRGVVKDIEVSTRGGVIPPNGRLMEIVPLDDQLLVEARISPRDIAFIHPGQSAKVKITAYDYTVYGDLDGEVAMISPDTIQDEVKPEIFYYRVFIRTKADALITDAGTRFPIVPGMIAKVDIRTGEKTIFEYLMKPIDHAGEALRER; encoded by the coding sequence ATGAAAGAGAGCGATAAAGCCGTCAATTCCTCCCCCTTGGAAGCCACGGGGTTGTCGATGAGCGCAGCCGGGGGAACGGCGTCTCTGCTGGATTACGATAATGATCATCGCCATTACAACGACGAAGTGGACGATGCCACCGTGGTTCGCTCAACTCGCATTGTCTGGCTCGTTTGTCTGGTCATAGCCGCATTGCTGGCGTGGTCCTATTTCGCCGAAGTGGTGGAAGTATCAACGGGCGATGGCCGGGTGATCCCGTCTTCCCGGGAGAAGATCATCCAGTCCTTGGAGGGCGGGATCCTGACGGACTTGCGGGTCAGGGAAGGGGACATCGTTGATGCCGGGCAGGTACTGGCGCAACTGGACCTGACCAAGACCGAGTCCAGTATGGAAGAAAGTGCGGCCCGTTACCGCGCGGCTCTGGGGACCGTCGCCAGGCTAGAAGCGGAAGTCAACGAAACGCCGTTGATATTCCCTGATGCATTACAGGCCTATCCTGAGCTCATCGCCGCCGAAACCGAGCTGTATGAAACGCGGCGCCGAGGGTTGAGATCGTCTCTGGCCGGCGTTCATAAGTCTCAGCGCATCGTGCGTGAAGAGTTGCAACTGACCAAATCGCTGCTGGAAATCGGAGCTGCCAGTAACGTGGAAGTACTGCGCTTACGGCGCCAGCTCTCGGAGCTGGAGTTGAAGGCCAGCGAAATCCGCTCTGAATACCTGATTCTCGCACGGGAAGAACTGGCCCGCGCCGAGGCCGAGGCCAACGCATTGTCCTCGGTGGTGCGGGGCCGCTCGGACACCCTGTCTAGATTGACATTACGCTCGCCGGTACGGGGGGTGGTGAAGGACATCGAAGTAAGTACCCGGGGCGGGGTGATTCCGCCGAATGGCCGTCTGATGGAAATCGTTCCACTGGACGATCAGTTACTGGTGGAAGCGCGGATCTCTCCCCGGGATATCGCCTTCATTCACCCCGGTCAGTCCGCCAAGGTGAAGATCACTGCTTACGACTATACCGTTTATGGCGACCTGGATGGCGAGGTGGCGATGATTTCGCCGGATACCATTCAGGATGAGGTCAAACCCGAGATTTTCTATTACCGTGTATTTATTCGTACCAAGGCGGACGCTCTGATCACTGATGCGGGTACCCGGTTTCCGATCGTACCGGGCATGATCGCCAAGGTGGACATCCGCACCGGTGAGAAGACCATTTTCGAGTATCTGATGAAACCGATCGATCACGCCGGAGAGGCTCTTCGGGAGCGCTAG
- a CDS encoding putative quinol monooxygenase, translated as MLGIVAVLQAQAGKGDALAAEMNKIAAEVRKEEGNHAYNVHQSLNDKDVVMIYEQYTDQAALEAHRENMKELGGGLKDLLAGRPDVKLFQLAQ; from the coding sequence ATGCTTGGAATCGTAGCTGTGCTGCAAGCGCAGGCCGGTAAAGGGGACGCTCTGGCGGCGGAAATGAACAAGATCGCCGCGGAAGTACGCAAGGAAGAAGGCAATCACGCCTATAACGTTCACCAGTCCCTGAACGACAAGGATGTGGTGATGATCTATGAGCAATACACGGATCAGGCGGCGCTGGAAGCGCACCGTGAAAATATGAAGGAGCTGGGTGGCGGTCTCAAGGATCTGCTGGCGGGACGCCCTGATGTGAAACTGTTCCAGTTGGCGCAATAA
- a CDS encoding Ig-like domain-containing protein: MVDKIINILEKSSGAVTKAPWGDTVSLMGGGNVVQMPLSPDQIDFTSRVGNDLVITLKNGEQVTITNFYPAGEGEEAANELQLLDDEGILWLGQSDGAGGFGFAQAASGGGDWGLAALAVGGAAAAFLISDSSSGSSSGGSGDDNVAPDAPTDLTVSEDGGIVTGRGEPGSTVTVRDSNGNVIGEGQTNAEGEFEVELSEPQVDGEELDVSLTDEAGNESEPGQVTAPDSTAPDAPTNVEVSGDGTTVTGEGEPGSKVTITDPDGNVIGEGTVDDDGNFTVELTEPQTDGEELEVTLTDGTGNESEPVTAVAPDGSGPDAPVITQAEDDVAPGTDPVLTGGSTNDTSPTLTGTAEAGSTVAIFQDGTEIGTTTADGSGNWSFTPTTELAEGDYSFTATATDAAGNTSDLSAVFELNVDTTAPATPTVEPTDGATLIGTAEAGSTVDVDTNGDGTPDYTVEADGSGNWSVTPDTPLADGTNVSVTATDEAGNTSAPATIGVDATAPVVALDALVTNDSTPELTGTVDDPDASLVVTVDGNDYTATNNGDGTWTLADGDLPALTDGDYTVTVTATDAAGNESTASGALTVDTTAPAAPTVEPTDGTILTGTAEAGSTVDVDTNGDGTPDYTVEADADGNWSVTPDAPLADGTEVSVTATDPAGNTSDPATTIVDENLNDTTPPAAPTIAEVMDDVAPGTDPVLTGGSTNDTTPTLTGTAEAGSTVEVLQDGVSLGTVAADASGNWSFTPSTELAEGDYSFTATASDAAGNTSDPSTAFELNVDTTAPSAPTVEPTDGTILTGTAEAGSTVDVDTNGDGTPDYTVEADADGNWSVTPDAPLADGTEVSVTATDPAGNTSDSATTIVDENLNDTTPPAAPTIAEVMDDVAPGTDPVLTGGSTNDTTPTLTGTAEAGSTVEVFQDGVSLGTVAADASGNWSFTPSTELAEGDYSFTATATDAAGNTSDPSTAFELNVDTTAPAAPTVEPTDGTILTGTAEAGSTVDVDINGDGTPDYTVEADGSGNWSVTPDTPLADGTNVSVTATDEAGNTSAPATIGVDALAPAAPTIEDALDDVDPGTGPILPGGSTNDDTPTLRGMAEANSTVEIFQDGLSVGTVQTDASGNWSFVVPAALADGTYGFTATVTDEAGNTSDPSTSFDVTVDTVAPDAPTLSIADAADGIVDSNEMVDGVQAEVGLPAGAEAGDVIILTFTGDGGAVYTAEHTVTTDEVTAGTANVDVAQWLDDGTYTATATITDAAGNVSPDSNSVGFDVDASGPVVNVDGGSLLGLIGVEAIGLLDLNHQMFSAYDPNNNLASVTIEMSSLLSINQILGLLGAGNQTLNWSQALADELGLDIQFSDYNLFPLNLTPTLTITAADGGAIDNLAINEFLASIYLADALLGTDLGLLPSYTITGEDLDGQTATDSVTDLAELSLLNAANNPVTDGTSGADTLEGTAGGDRLYGYDGDDVLNGNAGDDWLRGGNGNDTLNGGDGNDTLVYEGLGNDTFDGGAGEDTLLLTGDGISLDFVDSLAGDYVDPATINNIEHLSISGTGANEISIDLASLIAMTDANNVLFIDGDQDDTVELIGDWQSTGTSTVDGTDYVVYSQEGNPSELWVQSGVSVI; the protein is encoded by the coding sequence ATGGTTGATAAAATTATTAACATCCTGGAAAAATCCAGCGGCGCTGTCACGAAAGCTCCTTGGGGTGACACGGTGTCGCTCATGGGGGGCGGGAATGTGGTTCAAATGCCCCTGAGCCCCGACCAGATCGATTTCACCAGCCGGGTGGGTAACGATCTCGTCATTACCCTCAAGAATGGTGAGCAAGTCACCATCACCAATTTCTATCCCGCTGGTGAAGGGGAGGAGGCGGCCAACGAACTTCAACTTCTTGATGATGAAGGTATTCTCTGGCTGGGCCAGTCCGATGGCGCCGGAGGCTTCGGTTTTGCCCAGGCAGCCTCGGGAGGTGGGGATTGGGGGTTGGCGGCGCTGGCGGTTGGTGGTGCGGCGGCGGCATTCCTGATCAGTGATTCTTCTTCCGGTTCCAGTTCTGGCGGATCCGGGGACGATAACGTGGCTCCCGATGCCCCCACGGACCTGACGGTGAGCGAGGATGGGGGGATAGTGACGGGGCGGGGTGAACCGGGCTCCACGGTCACCGTGCGTGATTCCAACGGCAATGTTATCGGCGAAGGACAAACCAACGCGGAGGGTGAGTTCGAAGTCGAATTGAGCGAGCCGCAGGTCGATGGCGAGGAACTGGATGTCAGCCTGACCGACGAGGCGGGCAATGAATCGGAGCCCGGCCAGGTCACCGCGCCGGACAGTACCGCGCCGGACGCGCCGACCAACGTTGAGGTGAGCGGGGACGGCACCACCGTCACCGGCGAAGGTGAACCTGGAAGCAAAGTCACCATCACGGATCCCGACGGTAACGTGATTGGCGAAGGCACGGTGGATGACGATGGCAACTTCACCGTCGAACTGACTGAACCGCAAACAGATGGTGAAGAACTGGAAGTGACCCTGACCGACGGAACGGGGAATGAGTCCGAACCGGTCACCGCGGTGGCTCCGGATGGAAGCGGTCCTGATGCTCCGGTCATCACTCAGGCAGAAGATGATGTGGCACCGGGCACTGATCCGGTGCTGACCGGAGGCAGCACCAACGACACCTCGCCGACCCTGACCGGGACAGCGGAAGCGGGCAGCACGGTAGCGATCTTCCAAGATGGCACGGAGATCGGTACCACTACCGCCGATGGCAGTGGCAATTGGAGTTTTACGCCGACGACGGAACTGGCCGAAGGCGATTACAGCTTCACGGCGACAGCCACGGATGCGGCCGGCAACACTTCGGATCTGAGCGCGGTGTTTGAACTGAATGTAGACACCACCGCACCGGCGACGCCGACGGTGGAGCCCACCGATGGAGCAACACTTATCGGTACCGCCGAAGCGGGCAGTACCGTTGATGTGGATACCAACGGGGATGGCACCCCGGACTACACGGTGGAAGCGGACGGCAGCGGTAATTGGAGCGTGACACCGGATACCCCGTTGGCCGATGGCACGAATGTGAGTGTTACCGCCACGGACGAAGCCGGTAATACCAGTGCTCCAGCTACGATCGGTGTGGACGCCACGGCGCCGGTGGTGGCCTTGGATGCGTTGGTTACCAACGACAGTACCCCGGAATTGACGGGGACGGTGGACGATCCGGACGCCAGCCTCGTGGTGACGGTGGACGGCAACGACTATACCGCCACCAACAACGGTGATGGCACCTGGACGCTGGCTGATGGTGATCTGCCGGCACTGACCGATGGTGATTACACCGTGACGGTGACGGCCACTGACGCCGCGGGCAATGAGAGCACCGCTAGCGGTGCTCTGACGGTGGACACCACCGCACCGGCGGCACCAACGGTGGAACCCACTGACGGAACGATCCTTACTGGTACCGCCGAAGCGGGCAGTACCGTTGATGTGGATACCAACGGGGATGGCACCCCGGACTACACGGTGGAAGCGGATGCCGATGGCAATTGGAGTGTGACGCCGGATGCGCCGTTGGCGGATGGCACGGAAGTCAGTGTCACGGCCACGGACCCGGCGGGTAATACCAGTGATCCTGCCACCACCATCGTGGACGAAAACCTGAACGACACCACGCCCCCGGCGGCGCCGACCATCGCCGAGGTGATGGATGATGTGGCACCGGGGACCGATCCGGTGCTGACTGGAGGCAGCACCAACGACACCACGCCGACCCTGACTGGGACGGCTGAAGCGGGCAGCACGGTGGAAGTGCTCCAGGATGGTGTGTCCTTGGGAACAGTTGCCGCCGATGCGAGCGGCAATTGGAGCTTCACACCCAGCACCGAGCTGGCCGAAGGGGACTACAGCTTTACCGCCACGGCCAGCGATGCGGCGGGTAACACCTCGGATCCGAGCACGGCGTTCGAGTTGAACGTAGATACCACCGCGCCGTCGGCTCCAACGGTAGAACCCACTGACGGAACGATCCTTACTGGTACCGCCGAAGCGGGCAGCACGGTTGACGTGGATACCAACGGGGATGGCACCCCGGACTACACGGTGGAAGCGGATGCCGATGGCAATTGGAGTGTGACGCCGGACGCGCCGTTGGCGGATGGCACGGAAGTCAGTGTCACGGCCACGGACCCGGCGGGTAATACCAGTGATTCTGCCACCACCATCGTGGACGAAAACCTGAACGACACCACGCCCCCGGCGGCGCCGACCATCGCCGAGGTGATGGATGATGTGGCACCGGGGACCGATCCGGTGCTGACTGGAGGCAGCACCAACGACACCACGCCGACCCTGACTGGGACGGCTGAAGCGGGCAGCACGGTGGAAGTGTTCCAGGATGGTGTGTCCTTGGGAACAGTTGCCGCCGATGCGAGCGGCAATTGGAGCTTCACACCCAGCACCGAGCTGGCGGAAGGGGACTACAGCTTTACCGCCACGGCGACCGATGCGGCGGGTAACACCTCGGATCCGAGCACGGCGTTCGAGTTGAACGTAGATACCACCGCACCGGCGGCACCAACGGTGGAACCCACTGACGGAACGATCCTTACTGGTACCGCCGAAGCGGGCAGTACCGTTGATGTGGATATCAACGGGGATGGTACGCCGGACTACACGGTGGAAGCGGACGGCAGCGGTAATTGGAGCGTGACACCGGATACCCCGTTGGCCGATGGCACGAATGTGAGTGTTACCGCCACGGACGAAGCCGGTAATACCAGTGCTCCAGCTACGATCGGTGTGGATGCCCTGGCTCCAGCCGCGCCGACCATCGAAGATGCGCTGGACGATGTGGATCCCGGCACCGGCCCGATACTGCCCGGCGGCAGCACTAACGATGATACGCCTACTCTGAGGGGTATGGCGGAAGCCAACAGCACCGTGGAGATTTTCCAGGATGGTCTTTCCGTGGGCACGGTGCAGACCGATGCCAGCGGTAACTGGAGTTTTGTCGTCCCGGCCGCACTGGCCGATGGTACTTATGGCTTCACGGCCACGGTCACGGACGAAGCGGGCAACACCTCGGATCCGAGTACCTCCTTTGATGTGACAGTGGACACCGTTGCTCCGGATGCGCCGACCTTGAGCATCGCCGATGCCGCCGACGGTATCGTCGACAGCAACGAAATGGTGGACGGGGTACAGGCGGAGGTAGGCCTGCCTGCCGGCGCCGAGGCGGGTGATGTCATCATTCTGACTTTCACCGGAGACGGTGGCGCGGTCTACACTGCTGAACACACCGTAACCACGGATGAGGTGACCGCGGGTACGGCCAATGTGGATGTGGCCCAATGGCTGGATGACGGTACCTACACCGCTACCGCCACGATCACCGATGCGGCGGGCAACGTCTCGCCGGATTCCAATTCGGTCGGCTTTGACGTCGATGCTTCCGGTCCGGTAGTGAATGTCGATGGCGGCAGTCTGCTGGGATTGATTGGTGTGGAAGCGATCGGGCTCCTTGATCTCAACCATCAGATGTTCTCTGCCTACGACCCGAATAACAATCTGGCGTCGGTCACTATCGAGATGTCTTCGCTGTTGAGCATCAACCAGATTCTGGGGCTGTTGGGAGCAGGGAACCAGACTTTGAACTGGTCTCAGGCGCTGGCTGATGAATTGGGACTGGATATCCAGTTCAGCGACTACAATCTTTTCCCTCTCAATCTCACACCGACACTGACGATTACCGCGGCGGACGGCGGCGCCATCGATAATCTCGCGATCAACGAGTTTCTGGCTTCGATCTATCTGGCGGATGCCTTGCTCGGAACCGATCTCGGATTGCTGCCAAGCTATACCATTACAGGGGAGGACCTCGACGGGCAGACCGCTACCGACAGCGTTACCGATCTGGCCGAGCTCAGCCTGTTGAACGCGGCGAATAATCCGGTGACTGATGGCACCTCGGGTGCCGACACCCTGGAAGGGACGGCGGGTGGTGATCGTCTCTATGGTTACGATGGTGACGATGTACTCAACGGCAACGCCGGAGATGACTGGCTGCGCGGTGGCAACGGCAACGACACCCTCAATGGCGGGGACGGTAACGATACCCTGGTCTACGAAGGCCTGGGTAACGATACTTTCGACGGCGGTGCCGGCGAGGATACATTGCTGTTGACTGGTGATGGCATTTCTCTCGACTTCGTTGACAGCCTCGCGGGCGACTATGTCGACCCGGCGACGATCAACAATATCGAGCATCTGTCGATCAGCGGCACCGGCGCCAACGAGATATCCATCGACCTGGCATCGTTGATCGCAATGACCGATGCCAACAATGTGCTGTTCATAGACGGTGATCAGGACGATACGGTGGAACTGATCGGAGATTGGCAGAGTACCGGTACCTCCACCGTGGACGGCACTGATTACGTGGTCTACAGCCAGGAGGGCAATCCCAGTGAACTGTGGGTACAAAGCGGCGTTTCGGTGATTTGA